The following coding sequences lie in one Capnocytophaga stomatis genomic window:
- a CDS encoding nucleoside phosphorylase produces MIRESELILNPDGSIYHLNLKPEQVATTIILVGDQNRVARISAHFDTIEHQVQKREFCTHTGTYKGKRLMVISTGIGPDNIDIVINELDALFNIDLETRQPKKELTSLNFIRFGTSGSLQADIPVDSFVLSSHGLGMDNMLHSYLDIHQVTEKDIEDAFIKHTNWNENKGRPYIVACGETLKKKLLTSEVFEGITGTAPGFYGPQGRVLRLAVQDSELNDKLHNFKYNNFRMTNLEMETSAIYGLSKLLGHQAVSLNVIIANRANGTFTKDTKQAVEKLIVFGLNQIAKNV; encoded by the coding sequence ATGATTCGAGAGTCTGAATTGATTTTAAATCCTGATGGAAGTATTTATCATCTGAATTTAAAGCCCGAACAAGTAGCCACAACCATCATTTTGGTTGGCGACCAGAATAGAGTAGCACGCATTAGTGCTCATTTTGATACGATTGAACATCAAGTACAAAAAAGAGAATTCTGCACACATACAGGAACTTACAAAGGAAAACGCCTAATGGTAATTTCTACGGGAATTGGCCCTGATAATATTGACATCGTTATCAACGAATTGGATGCACTTTTCAATATTGATTTGGAAACACGGCAGCCTAAAAAAGAGCTTACTTCGTTGAATTTCATCCGTTTTGGAACTTCAGGTTCGCTACAAGCTGATATTCCCGTCGATAGCTTTGTGCTTTCATCCCACGGATTGGGAATGGATAATATGCTACACTCATACCTTGACATTCATCAAGTTACAGAAAAAGACATTGAAGACGCTTTCATAAAACACACCAATTGGAATGAAAACAAAGGACGTCCATACATCGTGGCTTGTGGCGAAACATTGAAGAAAAAGCTACTCACTTCTGAAGTTTTTGAAGGTATCACGGGAACGGCTCCCGGTTTCTATGGTCCTCAGGGGCGTGTACTCCGATTGGCTGTGCAAGATTCTGAATTGAATGACAAACTACACAATTTCAAATATAATAACTTCAGAATGACGAATTTGGAAATGGAAACTTCCGCAATTTACGGATTATCGAAATTGTTAGGGCATCAGGCTGTTTCGCTAAATGTAATCATCGCTAATCGAGCCAATGGGACTTTCACTAAAGACACCAAACAAGCAGTTGAAAAATTAATTGTTTTCGGGTTGAACCAAATAGCTAAAAACGTATAA
- a CDS encoding Na(+)-translocating NADH-quinone reductase subunit F — MSAIALTGQELHNLAMNIVGTALRDELHWEFLLVNSQLKKDPQFVCVDKKNQKHFIIVRAVPYGEDPDAYDPALMQIVKKHAETHNAKAYFAGVGLTNIENEEFPIYKNKPYQVNFKGLLEIF; from the coding sequence ATGTCGGCTATTGCATTGACTGGACAAGAGTTACACAACTTGGCAATGAACATTGTGGGAACGGCTTTACGTGATGAGCTACATTGGGAATTTCTTCTGGTAAACAGCCAATTAAAGAAAGACCCGCAGTTTGTTTGTGTAGATAAAAAAAATCAGAAACATTTCATAATCGTTCGGGCTGTTCCTTACGGAGAAGACCCTGATGCGTATGACCCCGCACTGATGCAAATCGTCAAAAAACACGCTGAAACTCACAACGCGAAAGCATATTTTGCCGGCGTGGGACTCACAAACATTGAAAATGAGGAATTTCCTATTTACAAAAACAAACCTTATCAAGTGAATTTCAAAGGACTTTTGGAAATTTTTTAA